The stretch of DNA GCATATTTTTTTAGAGTGAGATAAGGGATTTTTTGTTTTGTTTTTATGAACTCTTTAATAAGTTTTTCGTACTTTTCGTATTTTTTATTTACGCAAAATAGAGCGAATACAAAAGGTAGATTATATTTTTCATACCAAAGTTTCGCTAAATCTTGGCAGTTTTTTTCTCTAAAAGCTTTGTCGCCGATTACTACTTTTCCTTTTGTATTTAGGATTTTTGCAAGCACGTTTGAAGTGGCCGATTCGAAGTCGTCTCCGATTCCGGGGCATACGAGCACGCTTTTGACTTCTTTTTTCGCGGCTATTCCTACCGGAAAGCATTTTTGATTTTTTGCTTTGATAGATGAGATAAAAGCGGCTTCGATTTTGCCGTTTTCGAACCATTCGTTTATTTTAGCGGGATATGAACTTTTTACTTTTATCCCTTTTTTTTTCAAAAATTGATAAAATGGCAAAAGGTTTAAGTAATCAATGTGTCCGATTTTCATATAAGCCTTTTTTTCGTAATTTTAGCATAAAGGAATTAAATGATAAGAGTTGAATTTTTAGGTCCTATTAATAAAGAAGCTATGGAGATTGACGTTAAGAGTTTAAAAGAGCTAAAAGAAGTACTAAGTAAAGACGAAGAGCTTAAAAGTTGGCTTAAGTCTTGTGCGGTTGCTGTAAATGACAAAATAGTGACTTCATTGGACGTAGAGCTTAAAGACGGAGACAAAGTAGTGTTGCTACCGCCTGTATGCGGAGGATGAAATAATAATAAAAGGAGTATAAATGGTTGAGGTATTTAAAGGCGGCGTTCCTGTAATTCCTACGCTTGAGAGGTGGTATGAGGAGTTTAAGCTCGAGGGGTACGGGGCGATGATTCCTTTTATCGGAATTGTAAGACCGGATAACGAAATAGAAGGGCTTAGTTTTGATTTGTATTTGCCGATGCTAAACGAGTGGTTTAAGAAGTGGCAAAATTTAGATGACGCTAAAATTATGATGGCTCATAGTTTCGGGGATGTAATGGTAGGTGAAACGAGCTTTTTGTGCGCCGTATTTACAAAACACAGACGTGAGGGGTTTAAGT from Caminibacter pacificus encodes:
- a CDS encoding molybdopterin synthase catalytic subunit; translated protein: MVEVFKGGVPVIPTLERWYEEFKLEGYGAMIPFIGIVRPDNEIEGLSFDLYLPMLNEWFKKWQNLDDAKIMMAHSFGDVMVGETSFLCAVFTKHRREGFKYLEEFVEDFKANAPIWKYDLKGGKRIFASDRAKELPGAGLLD
- a CDS encoding MqnA/MqnD/SBP family protein, with translation MKIGHIDYLNLLPFYQFLKKKGIKVKSSYPAKINEWFENGKIEAAFISSIKAKNQKCFPVGIAAKKEVKSVLVCPGIGDDFESATSNVLAKILNTKGKVVIGDKAFREKNCQDLAKLWYEKYNLPFVFALFCVNKKYEKYEKLIKEFIKTKQKIPYLTLKKYAESLGISYKEAKEYLDKIIYYNLGWREKKALKIFWRKANELTKHRKTASS
- a CDS encoding MoaD/ThiS family protein, with the translated sequence MIRVEFLGPINKEAMEIDVKSLKELKEVLSKDEELKSWLKSCAVAVNDKIVTSLDVELKDGDKVVLLPPVCGG